Proteins encoded by one window of Roseibium sp. Sym1:
- a CDS encoding creatininase family protein yields MTVPFFWNELNAADFAALDPDRVIAILPTASTEQHGPHLPIATDVAIANGMLAETRRQLPEDLDVLVLPVQEIGKANEHKYGPGTLSWSAELLIPAWTAIGEKVHEAGLRKMVIVNSHGGNTDIISIVSRELRVRFDMAVLVTQWGRFGHPEGMISAHETKFGIHGGEVETSLMLHFRPELVRMDKAGNFVSRAEDMQRQSKFLQPTPPHALAWIAHDLNPAGVVGDASKGTAEKGAAISAHQAAGFIEMLRDFAGYPLDNLYSPD; encoded by the coding sequence ATGACAGTGCCTTTTTTCTGGAACGAACTGAATGCTGCCGATTTTGCCGCGCTCGATCCGGATCGGGTGATCGCCATCCTGCCCACGGCCTCCACCGAGCAGCATGGCCCGCATCTGCCGATTGCGACCGACGTGGCCATCGCCAACGGCATGCTCGCCGAAACCCGCCGTCAGCTTCCCGAAGACCTCGATGTTCTGGTCCTGCCCGTTCAGGAGATCGGCAAGGCCAACGAGCACAAATACGGACCGGGGACCTTGTCCTGGAGTGCCGAGCTGCTGATCCCGGCCTGGACCGCCATCGGCGAGAAGGTCCATGAGGCGGGCCTGCGGAAAATGGTCATCGTCAACTCCCATGGTGGCAACACCGACATCATCAGCATCGTCTCGCGGGAATTGCGGGTCAGGTTCGATATGGCGGTGCTGGTCACCCAATGGGGGCGGTTCGGCCATCCCGAGGGCATGATCTCGGCCCACGAGACGAAATTCGGCATTCATGGCGGCGAAGTGGAAACTTCCCTCATGCTGCATTTCCGGCCTGAGCTCGTGCGCATGGACAAGGCAGGGAATTTCGTTTCCAGGGCGGAGGACATGCAGCGGCAGTCGAAATTCCTGCAGCCGACGCCGCCTCATGCGCTTGCCTGGATCGCCCATGACCTCAATCCGGCCGGGGTCGTTGGTGATGCCTCGAAAGGAACCGCGGAAAAAGGCGCGGCGATCAGCGCGCACCAGGCCGCCGGCTTCATCGAGATGCTGCGCGATTTTGCCGGCTATCCCCTCGACAATCTCTATTCGCCGGACTGA
- a CDS encoding NAD(P)-dependent oxidoreductase, giving the protein MTQTKAGPDIAAGRLPEDAYAENFSDLHPLLEPHEAQVEADRCYFCYDAPCMQACPTSIDIPQFIRQISTGNPTGSAKTIFEQNILGGMCARVCPTETLCEQVCVREVAEGKPVKIGQLQRYATDHYMAGNDSTPFSRAAPTGKKVAVVGAGPAGLSCAHRLAVHGHDVTLYDARDKAGGLNEFGIASYKSVDNFAAREVDFILSIGGIELKTGMRLGDNLDLAALRTDYDAVFLGIGLGGVNALGIDGEDKSGSLDAVDYIADLRQAGDLSKLPVGRRIVVIGGGMTAVDIAVQTKLLGADDVTIAYRRGQDRMNASEYEQHLAQTTGVKIMTWAQPKALVGANGAITAIELERTEDRNGSLAGTGETVTLPADMVFKAVGQTLVQADLGGALTLEKGRIVVGEDRRTSLADVWAGGDCISGGEDLTVAAVEDGKVAAESINAALSA; this is encoded by the coding sequence ATGACCCAGACCAAAGCCGGCCCGGATATTGCCGCCGGGCGCTTGCCTGAGGACGCATACGCAGAGAATTTTTCCGACCTGCACCCCCTGCTGGAACCGCATGAGGCGCAGGTCGAGGCCGACCGCTGCTATTTTTGCTACGACGCGCCCTGCATGCAGGCCTGCCCGACCAGCATCGACATTCCGCAGTTCATCCGCCAGATCTCGACCGGCAACCCGACCGGATCGGCCAAGACCATTTTCGAGCAGAACATCCTGGGCGGCATGTGCGCCCGTGTCTGCCCGACAGAGACCCTGTGCGAGCAGGTCTGCGTGCGCGAGGTCGCGGAAGGCAAGCCGGTCAAGATCGGCCAGTTGCAGCGTTACGCCACCGACCACTACATGGCGGGGAACGACAGCACGCCGTTCTCCCGCGCCGCGCCGACCGGCAAGAAGGTTGCCGTGGTCGGTGCCGGCCCGGCCGGCCTTTCCTGTGCCCACCGGCTGGCGGTGCACGGTCATGACGTCACCCTGTATGACGCCAGGGACAAGGCGGGCGGTCTCAACGAATTCGGCATCGCCTCCTACAAGTCGGTCGACAATTTCGCGGCCCGCGAAGTCGACTTCATCCTGTCCATCGGCGGCATCGAGCTGAAAACCGGCATGCGCCTCGGGGACAACCTGGATCTGGCTGCCCTGCGTACGGACTACGATGCGGTGTTCCTCGGCATCGGCCTTGGCGGCGTCAACGCTCTCGGCATTGACGGCGAGGACAAGAGCGGCTCGCTCGACGCCGTCGACTACATTGCCGACCTGCGCCAGGCCGGCGATCTCTCCAAACTGCCCGTCGGCCGCCGGATCGTCGTCATTGGCGGCGGCATGACCGCTGTCGACATCGCCGTCCAGACCAAGCTCCTCGGTGCTGACGATGTCACAATCGCCTACCGCCGCGGCCAGGATCGCATGAACGCGTCCGAATACGAACAGCATCTGGCGCAGACCACCGGCGTGAAAATCATGACCTGGGCTCAGCCCAAGGCATTGGTTGGCGCGAACGGCGCGATCACCGCAATCGAACTGGAGCGAACGGAAGACCGGAACGGATCTCTCGCCGGGACCGGCGAAACCGTCACGCTGCCCGCCGACATGGTCTTCAAGGCCGTCGGCCAGACGCTGGTTCAGGCCGATCTGGGCGGAGCCCTGACCCTCGAAAAGGGACGGATCGTGGTCGGCGAAGACCGCAGAACCAGCCTGGCCGATGTCTGGGCCGGTGGCGACTGCATCTCCGGCGGTGAGGACCTCACGGTCGCCGCGGTCGAGGACGGCAAGGTCGCCGCCGAAAGCATCAACGCCGCCTTGAGCGCCTGA
- the preA gene encoding NAD-dependent dihydropyrimidine dehydrogenase subunit PreA, protein MADLRTDFIGIKSPNPFWLASAPPTDKEYNVVRAYKAGWGGVVWKTLGEDPAVVNVNGPRYGAIHGKDRQLIGLNNIELITDRPLEVNLREIKQVKRDWPDRALVVSLMVPCEEQNWIDILKKVEDTEADGVELNFGCPHGMSERGMGSAVGQVPEYIEMVTRWVKQHSRMPCIVKLTPNITDVRKPAQAAKAGGADAVSLINTINSIMGVDLDIMAPSPSVDGKGAHGGYCGPAVKPIALNMVAEIARDPATHGLPISGIGGVTTWRDAAEFMALGAGSVQVCTAAMTYGFKVVEDMIEGLSDWMDQKGYTSVDEVVGSAVPNVTDWQYLNLNYIAKAKIDQDLCIQCGRCHIACEDTSHQAITSMVDGARKFEVIDEECVGCNLCVNVCPVENCITLEPMAAGSVDPRTKKPVEKDYANWTTHPNNPMAVTEAAE, encoded by the coding sequence ATGGCTGACTTGCGTACAGACTTCATCGGCATCAAATCGCCGAACCCGTTCTGGCTGGCTTCCGCACCGCCGACGGACAAGGAATACAATGTCGTCCGGGCCTACAAGGCCGGCTGGGGCGGCGTTGTCTGGAAAACGCTCGGTGAGGACCCGGCGGTCGTCAATGTCAACGGCCCGCGCTATGGCGCAATCCATGGCAAGGACCGCCAGCTGATCGGTCTCAACAATATCGAGCTGATCACCGACCGGCCGCTGGAGGTGAACCTGCGCGAAATCAAGCAGGTCAAGCGCGACTGGCCCGACCGGGCCCTGGTCGTCTCGCTGATGGTGCCGTGCGAGGAGCAGAACTGGATCGACATTCTCAAGAAGGTCGAGGACACGGAAGCCGACGGGGTGGAGCTGAACTTCGGCTGCCCGCACGGCATGAGCGAGCGCGGCATGGGCTCGGCCGTCGGCCAGGTGCCGGAATATATCGAGATGGTCACCCGCTGGGTGAAACAGCATTCGCGCATGCCCTGCATCGTCAAGCTGACCCCGAACATCACCGATGTCCGCAAACCCGCCCAGGCCGCCAAGGCCGGCGGCGCCGACGCGGTGTCGCTGATCAACACGATCAACTCGATCATGGGCGTCGATCTCGACATCATGGCACCGTCGCCATCCGTCGACGGCAAGGGCGCCCATGGCGGCTATTGCGGCCCGGCGGTGAAGCCGATCGCGCTCAACATGGTCGCGGAAATCGCCCGCGACCCGGCCACCCACGGCCTGCCGATCTCGGGCATCGGCGGTGTCACCACCTGGCGGGACGCGGCCGAATTCATGGCGCTCGGCGCCGGATCGGTCCAGGTGTGCACGGCCGCGATGACCTACGGCTTCAAGGTGGTCGAGGACATGATCGAGGGCCTCAGCGACTGGATGGACCAGAAGGGCTACACGTCCGTCGATGAAGTTGTCGGCAGCGCGGTGCCCAACGTGACCGACTGGCAGTATCTCAACCTCAACTACATCGCCAAGGCCAAGATCGATCAGGATCTGTGTATCCAGTGCGGCCGTTGCCACATTGCCTGCGAGGACACGTCCCACCAGGCGATCACCAGCATGGTCGATGGCGCGCGCAAGTTCGAGGTGATCGACGAGGAATGCGTCGGCTGCAACCTGTGCGTCAATGTCTGCCCGGTCGAGAACTGCATCACCCTGGAACCGATGGCCGCCGGCAGCGTCGATCCGCGCACGAAGAAGCCGGTCGAAAAGGACTACGCCAACTGGACGACCCATCCGAACAACCCGATGGCCGTCACGGAAGCCGCCGAATAG
- a CDS encoding DUF2269 family protein, which yields MWYDLLRFAHVISACVLLGTGAGIAFFMVISNASRNPALIAHVAGIVVLADTVFTATAALVQPITGYLLAQEVGWPLLEGWVFVSLCLYVLVGAFWLPVVWIQIRMRRLALAAAQDGTVLPQAYHRLYRIWFACGFPAFFAVLTIVWLMLTKPELAFGL from the coding sequence ATGTGGTATGACCTGTTGCGATTTGCCCATGTGATCAGCGCCTGCGTGCTGCTCGGCACCGGTGCGGGCATTGCGTTTTTCATGGTAATCTCGAACGCCTCGCGCAATCCCGCCCTGATCGCCCATGTCGCCGGCATCGTGGTGCTGGCCGACACGGTCTTCACCGCGACCGCGGCGCTGGTTCAGCCGATCACGGGCTACCTTCTGGCACAGGAAGTCGGCTGGCCTCTGCTGGAGGGCTGGGTGTTCGTGTCGCTTTGCCTTTATGTCCTTGTCGGCGCGTTCTGGCTGCCGGTGGTCTGGATCCAGATCCGCATGCGCCGGCTGGCGCTGGCCGCGGCGCAGGATGGCACGGTGCTCCCACAGGCCTATCACAGGCTCTACCGGATCTGGTTCGCCTGCGGCTTTCCCGCCTTTTTCGCGGTTCTGACGATCGTCTGGCTGATGTTGACGAAGCCCGAACTGGCGTTTGGCCTTTGA
- a CDS encoding SDR family oxidoreductase — protein MKQAVVLGAYGFIGAACVRALMARGYAVTCAGRSKQAASRAFPGLNWAFLDFARADAATWRALLAGADVVVNASGALQDGARDNLVAIHETAVARMLEALAATPARFIQISAAGVAETASTDFFRTKARGDAHVMNSDLDWIVLRPVLVLGPEAYGGTALLRASAALPMVGARVFPDALIQTIHVDDLAEAVADCADGARGSRFVADLTEDGSRSFFELTRTVRAWLGLPPWKVTLPVPEPVVRGLGRAADLLGWLGWRSPLRTNALLPLKEGIRGDPAAWRKQGGGAIANLEETLARLPATAQERAFARLYLVLPVAIGCLSLFWLLSGMIGLLSFDAATRVLTEAGYSAGFAGSAVAGGAVIDICLGIAVLWRRWCRPACLGMLAVSAAYLVSGTVLTPGLWADPLGPLVKILPAMMPALLVAFVLEER, from the coding sequence ATGAAACAGGCTGTGGTGCTGGGCGCATACGGGTTCATCGGCGCGGCCTGTGTCCGGGCCCTGATGGCGCGGGGATACGCGGTCACATGTGCTGGCCGGTCGAAACAGGCCGCCAGTCGCGCCTTTCCCGGCCTCAACTGGGCGTTTCTCGATTTTGCCAGGGCGGACGCCGCGACCTGGCGGGCCTTGCTGGCCGGAGCGGATGTGGTGGTCAATGCGTCCGGTGCCCTCCAGGACGGAGCGCGGGACAATCTGGTGGCCATTCACGAAACGGCGGTCGCGCGCATGCTAGAGGCCCTGGCGGCGACGCCTGCCCGCTTCATCCAAATCTCCGCGGCCGGGGTTGCCGAGACTGCCTCCACCGATTTCTTCCGGACCAAGGCGCGCGGTGACGCCCATGTCATGAACTCCGATCTGGACTGGATCGTGCTGCGCCCGGTGCTGGTTCTGGGGCCGGAGGCCTATGGCGGTACCGCGTTGTTGCGTGCCAGTGCGGCCCTGCCGATGGTCGGTGCGCGGGTCTTCCCGGACGCGCTGATCCAGACGATTCATGTCGACGATCTCGCGGAGGCGGTCGCCGATTGCGCCGATGGCGCGCGCGGCAGCCGTTTTGTCGCCGATCTGACGGAGGACGGCAGCAGGTCCTTTTTCGAGCTCACCCGGACGGTGCGCGCCTGGCTCGGTCTGCCGCCATGGAAAGTCACGCTCCCCGTGCCTGAACCGGTCGTCCGGGGCCTGGGGCGTGCGGCTGACCTGCTTGGCTGGCTGGGGTGGCGTTCACCGCTGCGCACCAATGCGCTTCTGCCGCTGAAGGAGGGGATTCGCGGGGACCCGGCAGCGTGGCGCAAGCAGGGTGGCGGGGCGATCGCAAACCTGGAGGAAACGCTCGCGCGCCTGCCTGCGACGGCACAGGAACGGGCCTTTGCGCGGCTCTACCTGGTCCTGCCGGTTGCCATCGGCTGCCTGTCCCTGTTCTGGCTGCTGTCCGGCATGATCGGTCTGCTGTCCTTCGATGCGGCGACACGGGTTCTGACCGAAGCCGGGTATTCGGCGGGCTTTGCCGGTAGTGCCGTTGCCGGAGGAGCCGTGATCGACATTTGTCTCGGGATCGCGGTGCTGTGGCGGCGCTGGTGCCGTCCGGCCTGTCTCGGCATGCTCGCGGTCTCCGCCGCCTACCTGGTGAGCGGTACCGTGCTGACACCGGGTCTTTGGGCGGACCCGCTCGGGCCGCTGGTCAAGATCCTGCCGGCCATGATGCCGGCCCTGCTGGTCGCGTTCGTCCTGGAGGAGCGCTGA
- a CDS encoding putative bifunctional diguanylate cyclase/phosphodiesterase: MRDLSEDADKIEYAQRSPDKAATEPRRARSTILGIPSGLVIVLMFCAVIFSFGAVLFKVVVAEREAAKRELRSVERVFENHKLFLLKEMERYAASNAAYENIETNPSESWIQKRFGVDMALDFVHDYTALIDRKRQVLLAVDLYGIHKQEFYLEQIEPQLGSTLEKIRANYSDALVRSESGDIRFAGRLADISGVDVLELDGRPHIVSAFAIVPDPGGIRMVDEPPNILVTAFEIDTIHLSNLLASLSLDNLVFTKAIPENMIGVPLERENGTVLGYLAWVPMSHASAIILSSIPVLVLSLGIILTVAFIAMRQNANAQRDLAQREQEARYAADHDSLTGFVSRGYFHTAANRRLNLLAARDKSAWVIYLDVDNLKQVNDIHGHTTGDSLIVAQAGRILEAFGDRDLIGRIGGDEFLILTERWETASEALVEIDRLFETLSQSVDCDGKRIETSISAGIAQYPDHGQSLTAVIRAADIALQRCKVEQKSTFRLYDEQMDDRLRQQREIRVELDGALRDDEFELYYQPIVRAAEGDTEFYEALIRWRHPQRGLVSPALFLPVARDAGLMPVIGAWVLERALRDAATWKSAGISVNVCTSQIQKPGFAGQVASLLKKYDFPPERLVLEITEDLMLEESPLTRDTFLMLRELKVGLAIDDFGTGYSSLNYLHKFRFDKMKIDRSFVWRIGQDEEADMLVRSLLGLAKVMGMQTVGEGVETEAQRAFLVNAGCDYLQGFLFDKPKPLEELDSSPPRRQKATAAN, from the coding sequence ATGCGCGATCTGTCTGAGGACGCAGACAAAATCGAATATGCTCAGCGCTCTCCGGACAAGGCCGCAACCGAACCGCGCCGCGCCCGGTCCACCATACTCGGCATTCCTTCCGGGTTGGTCATCGTGCTGATGTTTTGCGCCGTGATCTTTTCCTTCGGTGCCGTCCTGTTCAAGGTCGTGGTCGCGGAACGGGAAGCTGCGAAACGGGAATTGCGCTCCGTCGAACGCGTATTCGAGAACCACAAGCTCTTTCTGCTGAAGGAAATGGAGCGTTACGCGGCCTCCAATGCCGCCTATGAGAACATTGAGACCAACCCGTCGGAATCCTGGATCCAGAAGCGGTTCGGTGTCGATATGGCGCTGGATTTCGTTCACGACTACACCGCACTGATCGACCGGAAGCGTCAGGTATTGCTGGCGGTAGACCTTTACGGAATACACAAGCAGGAATTCTACCTGGAGCAGATCGAGCCCCAGTTAGGCAGCACGCTCGAAAAGATCAGGGCCAATTATTCAGACGCGCTCGTGAGGTCGGAATCCGGCGACATCCGCTTTGCCGGGCGACTGGCCGATATTTCCGGCGTGGATGTTCTGGAACTCGACGGGCGGCCGCACATTGTCTCGGCCTTTGCAATTGTTCCCGACCCAGGCGGCATCAGGATGGTCGATGAACCGCCGAACATCCTGGTCACCGCATTCGAGATCGACACGATCCATCTCAGCAATCTCCTGGCAAGCCTGTCGCTCGACAACCTGGTATTCACCAAGGCCATTCCCGAGAACATGATCGGGGTGCCGCTGGAAAGAGAGAATGGAACGGTCCTGGGCTACCTGGCCTGGGTGCCGATGAGTCACGCTTCGGCGATTATCCTGTCGTCCATTCCGGTCCTTGTCCTGTCTCTCGGCATCATTCTGACCGTTGCCTTCATTGCAATGCGCCAGAACGCCAATGCGCAACGGGATCTGGCTCAGCGCGAGCAGGAGGCGCGTTATGCCGCCGACCATGACTCGCTCACCGGGTTTGTTTCCCGCGGGTATTTTCATACCGCGGCCAATAGACGGCTGAACCTGCTGGCGGCCCGGGACAAGAGCGCCTGGGTCATCTACCTGGATGTCGACAACCTCAAACAGGTGAACGATATTCACGGGCATACCACCGGGGACAGCCTGATCGTGGCGCAGGCCGGAAGGATCCTGGAGGCTTTCGGCGACCGCGACCTGATCGGCCGGATCGGAGGCGATGAATTCCTGATCCTGACGGAGCGCTGGGAGACCGCCAGCGAGGCCCTCGTTGAAATTGACCGGCTTTTCGAAACCCTGAGCCAGTCGGTGGATTGCGACGGCAAGCGGATCGAAACATCCATCAGTGCCGGCATCGCGCAATATCCGGACCACGGCCAGTCCCTGACCGCGGTGATCCGGGCAGCAGACATCGCGCTCCAGCGCTGCAAGGTCGAACAGAAGAGCACCTTCCGTCTCTATGACGAACAGATGGATGACCGGCTTCGGCAACAGCGGGAGATCCGCGTCGAACTGGACGGGGCGCTGCGCGATGACGAGTTTGAGCTGTATTACCAGCCTATCGTGCGCGCGGCCGAGGGGGACACCGAGTTCTACGAGGCGCTGATCAGATGGCGCCATCCGCAACGGGGGCTGGTCTCGCCGGCCCTCTTCCTCCCGGTTGCCCGGGATGCCGGCCTGATGCCCGTGATCGGTGCCTGGGTGCTTGAACGCGCCCTGCGTGACGCCGCCACCTGGAAATCGGCGGGCATTTCCGTCAATGTCTGCACCAGCCAGATCCAGAAGCCCGGATTTGCCGGACAGGTCGCGAGCCTGTTGAAGAAATACGACTTCCCGCCGGAGCGGCTCGTTCTGGAAATCACGGAAGACCTGATGCTGGAAGAAAGTCCCTTGACCCGTGACACCTTCCTGATGCTGCGGGAACTGAAGGTCGGCCTCGCGATTGACGATTTCGGCACGGGCTATTCGAGCCTGAACTATCTGCACAAGTTCCGTTTCGACAAGATGAAGATCGATCGCAGTTTCGTCTGGCGTATCGGCCAGGACGAAGAGGCGGACATGCTTGTGCGGTCCCTGCTTGGCCTGGCCAAGGTCATGGGCATGCAGACCGTCGGTGAGGGTGTCGAGACGGAGGCCCAGCGGGCTTTCCTCGTCAATGCCGGCTGCGACTACCTGCAAGGCTTCCTGTTCGACAAGCCGAAGCCGCTGGAAGAACTGGACAGTTCGCCGCCCCGCCGGCAAAAGGCGACGGCCGCCAATTAG
- a CDS encoding BCCT family transporter, translated as MQGSRLLLTASLSLCAVIGVWGVADPASLLAIASTIVDRYFVSRGWFVMLSVTVMLLFCLGLVFTRVGDIRLGADTDRPEYSTSTWIAMLFAAGMGVGLLFWAVAEPLTHFHFALEALPPPIAAEQALLAANFNWGIHAWAIYGTTALTIAYFSFRRGTPMLVSAPVKNLFPGEAWAHAVGWFSDFMAIAAIAIGVAGSVAMGVFQVADGVSVLFGTEAASPVLVGVVFALMIAAYVPPLLVDLGAGMAKLSNIAMALAIGLVAYTVILGPSEYLMNSIVGGIGNYVSVVIPRGLQTFTFYGSETSKWFHDWTLTYMVWWIAWGPFVGVFVARISKGRTIREFVLGVLIGPTLFSTIWFGAFGGIGIYETLNGSGELLAMTQTNVERMTFALLERLPLAKLTTLATVLAAFLFIVTSVVSAAFVLGTFSTGGDPNPSARVRLIWGGLLGVLGAAMILSGSMQAVKTLIALGALPFVFITVLLLTCLMRALMEDAGKETADADR; from the coding sequence ATGCAGGGTTCCAGACTGTTGCTGACCGCCTCCTTGAGCCTGTGCGCCGTCATCGGTGTCTGGGGCGTTGCCGACCCGGCCAGCCTGCTCGCCATCGCCAGCACCATCGTGGACCGGTACTTCGTCAGCCGCGGCTGGTTCGTCATGCTGTCGGTCACCGTGATGTTGCTGTTCTGCCTTGGCCTGGTCTTCACCAGGGTCGGTGACATCCGGCTCGGCGCGGACACGGACCGGCCGGAATATTCCACCTCGACCTGGATCGCCATGCTGTTTGCCGCCGGAATGGGCGTGGGGTTGTTGTTCTGGGCCGTCGCGGAGCCGTTGACCCATTTCCACTTCGCACTGGAAGCCCTGCCGCCTCCCATCGCGGCAGAGCAGGCGCTGCTGGCAGCCAATTTCAACTGGGGGATCCATGCCTGGGCCATTTATGGCACCACCGCGCTGACGATCGCCTATTTCAGTTTCCGGCGCGGCACACCGATGCTGGTCAGCGCGCCGGTGAAGAACCTGTTTCCGGGAGAAGCGTGGGCACATGCCGTCGGCTGGTTTTCCGATTTCATGGCCATCGCCGCCATTGCCATCGGCGTTGCCGGGTCCGTCGCCATGGGCGTCTTTCAGGTGGCCGACGGGGTCTCGGTCCTGTTCGGCACCGAGGCGGCTTCCCCTGTCCTGGTGGGCGTGGTGTTCGCCCTGATGATCGCAGCCTATGTCCCTCCGCTGCTGGTGGACCTGGGTGCCGGCATGGCGAAACTCTCCAACATCGCCATGGCCCTCGCAATCGGGCTTGTTGCCTATACGGTCATTCTCGGCCCCTCCGAATACCTGATGAATTCCATCGTCGGAGGCATCGGCAATTATGTCTCGGTCGTGATCCCGCGCGGATTGCAGACCTTCACATTCTACGGCAGCGAGACCAGCAAATGGTTCCACGACTGGACACTGACCTACATGGTCTGGTGGATCGCCTGGGGCCCCTTTGTCGGTGTGTTCGTGGCACGCATATCCAAGGGACGCACCATCCGTGAATTCGTGCTCGGCGTGCTGATCGGGCCGACCCTGTTTTCAACGATCTGGTTCGGTGCCTTCGGAGGTATCGGTATCTATGAAACGCTGAATGGCAGCGGTGAACTTCTGGCCATGACCCAGACCAATGTCGAGCGAATGACTTTCGCCCTGCTTGAACGGCTGCCGCTCGCCAAGCTGACGACGCTGGCAACCGTGCTTGCCGCTTTCCTCTTCATCGTCACCAGTGTGGTCAGCGCCGCCTTCGTGCTGGGCACGTTTTCAACCGGGGGCGATCCGAACCCGAGCGCGAGGGTGCGCCTGATCTGGGGCGGTCTTCTGGGTGTCCTCGGGGCGGCGATGATCCTGTCGGGTTCAATGCAGGCGGTCAAAACGCTGATAGCGCTCGGAGCGCTGCCCTTTGTCTTCATCACCGTGCTGCTGCTCACCTGCCTCATGCGGGCGCTGATGGAGGACGCCGGAAAGGAGACCGCCGATGCTGATCGGTGA
- a CDS encoding ABC transporter substrate-binding protein produces MKALKSLALASVLGASLAAGAANAADELTLQLKWVTQGQFAGYYVAQDKGFYEEEGLDVTIKPGGPDIAPPQVIAGGGADVIIDWMPSALASREKGVPLVNIAQPFKKSGMMLTCRKETGITSPEDFKGKTLGVWFFGNEYPFLSWMSQLGIPTDGGDEGVTVLKQGFNVDPLLQKQADCISTMTYNEYWQVIDAGIPAEDLVVFKYEDQGVATLEDGLYVLESSLDDPAMVDKLARFVKASMKGWAYSAEHPEEAAEIVLENDATGAQTEKHQIRMVGEINKLVDGSDGKLDMDAYERTVKSLLSGGSDPVITKEPEGATSTAVTDKL; encoded by the coding sequence ATGAAGGCATTGAAAAGTCTGGCGCTCGCATCGGTTCTGGGCGCAAGCCTGGCCGCGGGCGCGGCAAACGCCGCCGATGAGCTGACGCTGCAGCTGAAATGGGTCACCCAGGGCCAGTTTGCCGGCTATTACGTGGCCCAGGACAAGGGCTTTTACGAGGAAGAAGGTCTGGATGTGACCATCAAGCCGGGTGGTCCGGACATTGCTCCGCCGCAGGTCATCGCCGGTGGCGGCGCGGATGTCATCATCGACTGGATGCCGTCAGCCCTGGCGTCCCGCGAGAAAGGTGTGCCGCTGGTCAACATCGCGCAGCCGTTCAAGAAATCCGGCATGATGCTGACCTGCCGCAAGGAAACCGGCATCACCTCGCCGGAAGACTTCAAGGGCAAGACACTCGGTGTCTGGTTCTTCGGCAACGAATATCCGTTCCTGTCCTGGATGAGCCAGCTCGGCATTCCGACCGATGGCGGCGATGAAGGCGTGACCGTCCTGAAGCAGGGCTTCAACGTCGATCCGCTGCTGCAGAAGCAGGCCGACTGCATCTCCACGATGACCTACAACGAGTACTGGCAGGTGATCGATGCCGGCATTCCGGCGGAGGATCTTGTTGTCTTCAAATACGAGGACCAGGGCGTTGCAACCCTCGAAGACGGTCTCTACGTGCTGGAATCCAGCCTGGATGACCCGGCTATGGTCGACAAGCTGGCGCGCTTCGTGAAAGCATCTATGAAGGGCTGGGCCTATTCCGCCGAGCATCCGGAAGAAGCCGCCGAGATCGTTCTGGAGAACGACGCCACCGGCGCCCAGACCGAAAAGCACCAGATCCGTATGGTTGGCGAGATCAACAAGCTGGTCGACGGCTCTGACGGCAAGCTCGACATGGACGCCTACGAGCGCACCGTGAAGTCGCTCCTTTCCGGTGGCTCCGACCCGGTCATCACCAAGGAGCCGGAAGGCGCCACCTCGACGGCCGTTACCGACAAGCTCTGA
- a CDS encoding nitroreductase family protein, which produces MISKSALDYQPLPLPDRRHFTDEEMTARAQEFYEDVRTRHTVRQFTDRPVDRSVIETCVRAAGTAPSGANHQPWHFVAISNPDLKHRIRLAAEEEERRFYDGGAGDEWIKALEPIGTNADKPHLDIAPWLIVIFAQRWGTYDDGTRYKHYYVPESVGIATGLLITALHHAGLSTLTHTPNPMKFLNEILGRPEAEKPVMILAVGHPAEDATVPAVAKIKKPLEEILSVFEG; this is translated from the coding sequence ATGATTTCCAAATCCGCATTAGACTATCAGCCGCTGCCGCTGCCGGATCGGCGACACTTCACCGACGAGGAAATGACGGCGCGGGCACAAGAATTCTATGAGGACGTACGCACCCGTCACACCGTGCGCCAGTTCACCGATCGACCGGTCGACCGGTCCGTTATCGAGACCTGTGTCCGGGCCGCCGGCACGGCTCCGAGCGGCGCCAACCACCAGCCCTGGCATTTCGTGGCCATATCGAACCCGGATCTGAAGCACCGGATCCGCCTGGCGGCGGAGGAAGAGGAACGCCGCTTCTATGACGGCGGCGCCGGTGACGAATGGATCAAGGCGCTGGAACCGATCGGCACCAATGCCGACAAGCCGCATCTGGACATTGCGCCCTGGCTGATCGTGATCTTCGCACAGCGCTGGGGCACCTATGACGACGGCACCCGCTACAAGCATTACTACGTCCCGGAGAGCGTCGGCATCGCCACCGGTCTCCTGATCACGGCCCTGCATCATGCCGGCCTGTCGACCCTGACCCACACGCCGAACCCGATGAAATTCCTCAACGAGATCCTCGGGCGCCCGGAAGCGGAGAAGCCGGTGATGATCCTGGCGGTCGGCCACCCGGCCGAAGACGCCACCGTGCCGGCGGTCGCCAAGATCAAGAAGCCGCTTGAGGAGATCCTGAGCGTGTTCGAGGGGTGA